The following are encoded in a window of Corynebacterium marinum DSM 44953 genomic DNA:
- a CDS encoding segregation and condensation protein A, whose product MTPAPEAGFRVALNNFEGPFDLLLQLIGARKLDVTEIALAEVTDEFIAYTRALGETADLDETTEFLVVAATLLDLKAARLLPRGDVDDVEDLALLETRDLLFARLLQYRAYKQVADMFARWQRKALRRYPRAVGPEERFADLLPPVVLGHTPATFAELAVGVFRPRPPERVGTSHLHQSAVSVPEQAGRILDTLRLMGPGRWLTFPALVRDCTVSMEVIGRFLALLELYKVQAVETRQEGPLEELAVSWTGLDVDPAVVAATEWD is encoded by the coding sequence GTGACCCCGGCCCCGGAAGCCGGCTTCCGAGTCGCCCTCAACAACTTCGAGGGCCCCTTCGATCTACTGCTCCAGCTCATCGGCGCCCGGAAGCTCGACGTCACCGAGATCGCGCTCGCCGAGGTCACCGACGAGTTCATCGCTTATACCCGAGCTCTCGGCGAGACCGCGGACCTGGACGAGACCACTGAATTCCTGGTCGTCGCCGCCACCCTGCTGGACCTCAAGGCCGCCCGGCTCCTGCCGCGCGGGGACGTCGACGATGTCGAGGACCTCGCGCTGCTGGAGACCCGCGACCTCCTCTTCGCCCGGCTCCTCCAGTACCGGGCGTACAAGCAGGTGGCGGACATGTTCGCGAGGTGGCAGCGGAAGGCGTTGCGCCGCTACCCGCGCGCCGTCGGACCGGAGGAGCGGTTCGCCGACCTGCTGCCGCCCGTGGTTCTCGGCCACACCCCGGCCACTTTCGCGGAGCTGGCAGTCGGGGTCTTCCGGCCCCGCCCCCCGGAGCGGGTGGGGACGTCGCACCTGCACCAGTCCGCCGTGTCGGTGCCCGAACAGGCGGGCCGCATCCTGGACACCCTCCGGCTCATGGGGCCGGGCCGCTGGCTCACGTTTCCCGCCCTCGTCCGCGACTGCACCGTGTCCATGGAGGTCATCGGCCGCTTCCTGGCACTGCTCGAGCTGTACAAGGTGCAGGCAGTGGAGACCCGCCAGGAGGGGCCGCTGGAGGAACTGGCGGTCTCCTGGACGGGCCTCGACGTCGATCCGGCAGTGGTTGCCGCGACGGAATGGGACTAG
- a CDS encoding GNAT family N-acetyltransferase, protein MATITRTERLILMPLSSKHDEEAYKVYSDQRIWAHRPQARHEDVRETHQLIGRTQASWAAKDLGPWGVYLRDQPSEFIGVGGIELVDGRVWDLKYRFRPDKWGNGYATEVAEAALKAVRRMDPDTPVTARITTNHPASARILEKLGFRPVWEGRRVGTEEDPAEPDVRLYADRDLQPEILEFLKARP, encoded by the coding sequence ATGGCTACCATCACCCGAACCGAGCGCCTCATCCTCATGCCCCTGAGCAGCAAGCATGACGAGGAGGCCTACAAGGTCTACAGCGACCAGCGCATCTGGGCCCACCGTCCCCAGGCACGCCACGAGGACGTGCGCGAAACCCACCAGCTCATCGGCCGCACCCAGGCCTCCTGGGCGGCCAAGGACCTCGGCCCCTGGGGCGTGTATCTGCGCGACCAGCCCTCCGAGTTCATCGGGGTCGGCGGCATCGAACTCGTCGACGGGCGGGTGTGGGACCTGAAGTACCGTTTCCGCCCCGACAAGTGGGGCAACGGCTACGCCACCGAGGTCGCGGAGGCCGCCCTCAAGGCCGTGCGCCGCATGGACCCGGACACCCCGGTCACGGCGCGCATCACCACCAACCACCCGGCCTCCGCACGCATCCTGGAGAAGCTCGGCTTCCGACCGGTCTGGGAAGGCCGGCGCGTGGGCACCGAGGAGGATCCGGCTGAGCCCGACGTTCGCCTCTACGCGGACCGCGACCTGCAGCCGGAGATCCTCGAGTTCCTCAAGGCACGCCCCTGA
- a CDS encoding sulfurtransferase gives MNPLITAEELAVLLRGEAPVVLCASMGPNPPTRGIPGSFPADLEGDFSDPANPLPHTAPDDLTGLFESYGVSDGTPVVVYDDQAGASAPRVWWLAKAAGVDARVLDGGLNAWLAAGGSAAELARPAARGSLTAVPRPHLLLDADRVTAGGRLVVDARSAGRFTGAEPEPRPGLRAGHIPGSVNLPYTRVYDGAGRLRPEKELREMFREVAGGERALTFSCGSGVTACVTALAATVAGYRDLAVYEGSWAEWGRA, from the coding sequence ATGAATCCGTTGATCACGGCAGAGGAACTCGCGGTCCTGCTCCGCGGGGAAGCACCCGTTGTCCTGTGCGCCTCGATGGGGCCCAACCCGCCCACGCGGGGTATCCCCGGGTCCTTTCCGGCCGATCTGGAGGGGGACTTCTCGGACCCGGCTAACCCGTTGCCGCACACCGCGCCCGACGATCTGACCGGGCTATTCGAGTCCTACGGCGTCTCCGACGGCACCCCGGTGGTGGTGTACGACGATCAGGCCGGGGCTTCCGCGCCGCGCGTGTGGTGGCTGGCGAAAGCCGCCGGCGTCGACGCCCGCGTCCTCGACGGCGGCCTGAACGCATGGTTGGCCGCCGGCGGGTCGGCCGCGGAACTTGCGCGACCCGCCGCCCGGGGATCACTCACCGCCGTGCCGCGGCCGCACCTGCTTCTCGACGCTGACCGGGTCACCGCAGGAGGCCGCCTCGTCGTCGACGCCCGCAGCGCAGGACGCTTCACGGGTGCGGAACCGGAGCCCCGCCCAGGACTGCGTGCCGGACACATCCCCGGCTCGGTGAACCTGCCGTACACCCGGGTCTACGACGGGGCCGGCCGGCTGCGCCCCGAGAAGGAGCTGCGCGAGATGTTCCGGGAGGTGGCGGGCGGGGAGCGGGCGCTGACCTTCTCCTGCGGGTCCGGGGTGACCGCGTGCGTCACCGCACTGGCCGCCACTGTCGCCGGCTACCGCGATCTCGCGGTCTACGAGGGCTCCTGGGCGGAATGGGGGCGGGCGTGA
- the scpB gene encoding SMC-Scp complex subunit ScpB: MGAGVSDLPLISQLRSRLESVLLVIDSPVSVATLARVLEAEEDTVAGVLKATAAEFDERGSGFDLRETGEGWRLYTRPLNAPAVEHFLLDGTQSKLSRAALETLAVVAYRQPATRSQISAVRGVNVDGVMRTLQLRGLIREVDTEESTGAHRYVTTELFLELLGIDTLDRLPDLAPLLPDVDSIDEEF, translated from the coding sequence ATGGGGGCGGGCGTGAGCGATCTGCCCCTGATCAGCCAGCTGCGCTCGCGGCTGGAATCGGTGCTGCTGGTCATCGACTCACCGGTGAGCGTCGCGACGCTCGCCCGCGTGCTGGAGGCGGAGGAGGACACCGTGGCCGGCGTCCTCAAGGCCACAGCCGCCGAGTTCGACGAACGCGGCTCCGGTTTCGACCTCCGGGAGACCGGCGAGGGGTGGCGCCTGTACACCCGCCCCCTGAACGCGCCGGCGGTCGAGCACTTTCTCCTGGACGGCACCCAGAGCAAACTCTCCCGCGCGGCGCTGGAGACCCTCGCCGTGGTGGCGTACCGCCAGCCGGCGACCCGCTCCCAGATCTCCGCGGTCCGCGGCGTCAACGTCGACGGTGTCATGCGCACCCTCCAATTGCGGGGCCTGATCCGGGAGGTCGACACCGAGGAATCGACCGGCGCCCACCGCTATGTCACCACCGAACTCTTCCTGGAGCTGCTGGGCATCGACACGCTGGACCGGCTGCCTGATCTGGCGCCGCTGCTGCCGGACGTCGACTCCATCGACGAGGAGTTTTAG
- a CDS encoding pseudouridine synthase — MTPPARRDGTPENQGRKPRASEIPLSNARPARHQNVSAQELRKKASTARSVAESLGADWLYEGENAPEAAGVRLQKVLAQAGVASRRHAEVLIEKGRVEVNGKIVKTQGMRVNPNVDVIRVDGVRINVNEDLEYFILNKPRGVLSTMSDDEGRHCVGDIVAEKIASGKRLFHVGRLDADTEGLLLLTNDGELANRLMHPKYEVVKTYLATVLGEADRKLVRTLKDGVELDDGPVKADYVQIVDTHEGHSLLRVELHEGRKHIVRRMLKEAGYPVERLVRTKIHTVQLGEQKPGTLRALNNAELTSLYKVVGM; from the coding sequence GTGACTCCACCCGCTCGCCGTGACGGCACACCGGAAAATCAGGGCAGAAAGCCCCGAGCATCCGAGATTCCGCTGTCCAACGCCCGCCCCGCCCGCCACCAGAACGTCTCCGCCCAGGAGCTCCGTAAGAAGGCCTCCACCGCACGCTCCGTCGCCGAGAGTCTCGGCGCGGACTGGCTCTACGAGGGGGAGAACGCCCCCGAGGCCGCCGGCGTGCGCCTGCAGAAGGTGCTCGCCCAGGCCGGTGTCGCCTCCCGACGCCACGCTGAGGTCCTCATCGAGAAGGGCCGCGTCGAGGTCAACGGTAAGATCGTCAAGACCCAGGGCATGCGCGTCAACCCGAACGTGGACGTCATCCGCGTCGACGGCGTGCGCATCAACGTCAATGAGGACCTCGAGTACTTCATCCTCAACAAACCGCGCGGCGTGCTCTCCACCATGTCCGACGACGAAGGCCGCCACTGCGTGGGCGACATCGTCGCCGAGAAGATCGCCTCCGGCAAGCGCCTGTTCCACGTCGGGCGCCTCGACGCCGACACCGAGGGCCTGCTGCTGCTGACCAACGACGGCGAGCTGGCCAACCGCCTCATGCACCCGAAGTACGAGGTGGTCAAGACCTACCTGGCCACCGTGCTCGGCGAAGCCGACCGCAAGCTCGTGCGCACCCTCAAGGACGGCGTCGAACTCGACGACGGCCCGGTCAAGGCCGACTACGTCCAGATCGTGGACACCCACGAGGGGCATTCGCTCCTGCGCGTCGAGCTGCACGAGGGCCGCAAGCACATCGTGCGCCGCATGCTCAAGGAGGCCGGTTACCCGGTCGAGCGCCTGGTCCGCACCAAGATCCACACCGTCCAGCTCGGCGAGCAGAAGCCGGGCACCCTGCGTGCCCTCAACAACGCTGAGCTGACCTCCCTTTACAAGGTGGTGGGAATGTGA
- the cmk gene encoding (d)CMP kinase, with product MTYVNIPGGGLILAVDGPSGTGKSTTCRALAKRLDARYVDTGAMYRVATLAVLRAGVDPADVDKVIEVTRDLPLAVNDDPDSSEVLLAGENVAEEIRGAEVTRNVSAVSAVPEVRENLVALQRRLAADAHRAIVEGRDIGTVVLADAPAKAYLTASAEVRARRRYQQDRSAGREADFGTVLADVIRRDEMDSSRATSPLRPAVDATIIDTSELTLDQVLESLIELVKESSR from the coding sequence GTGACGTACGTGAACATACCCGGCGGCGGCCTCATCCTGGCTGTCGACGGTCCCTCCGGCACCGGCAAGTCCACCACCTGCCGCGCGCTGGCCAAGCGCCTCGACGCCCGCTACGTCGACACCGGCGCGATGTACCGCGTGGCCACCCTCGCGGTGCTGCGCGCGGGCGTGGACCCGGCGGACGTCGACAAGGTCATCGAGGTGACCCGCGACCTGCCGCTGGCCGTCAACGACGACCCCGATTCCAGCGAGGTGCTGCTGGCCGGTGAGAACGTCGCCGAAGAGATCCGCGGCGCGGAGGTCACCCGGAACGTCTCCGCGGTCTCCGCAGTGCCGGAGGTCCGCGAGAACCTCGTCGCCCTCCAGCGTCGCCTGGCGGCCGACGCCCACCGCGCCATCGTGGAGGGCCGCGACATCGGCACTGTCGTGCTCGCCGACGCCCCTGCCAAGGCCTACCTCACCGCCTCGGCCGAGGTGCGCGCCCGCCGTCGCTACCAGCAGGACCGCTCCGCGGGCCGGGAAGCCGACTTCGGCACCGTGCTGGCCGACGTGATCCGCCGCGACGAGATGGATTCATCCCGCGCCACCTCACCCCTGCGTCCCGCCGTGGACGCCACCATCATCGACACCTCCGAGCTGACCCTCGACCAGGTGCTCGAATCCCTCATCGAGCTCGTGAAGGAGTCCTCCCGATGA
- the der gene encoding ribosome biogenesis GTPase Der produces the protein MTEENNHEDDTQFVFHSADGGEMDAEGVFVDEDELAPGDGWASDDFDAGEFNFEDMTEEQWASLEERMGVENEEHLAEELCTVAIVGRPNVGKSTLVNRFLGRREAVVEDFPGVTRDRISYLAEWNGRRYLVQDTGGWDPNVKGIHGAIARQAEVAMETADVIVMVVDTKVGITETDAVMAKMLQKADVPVLLVANKFDSDSLYADMAEFYALGLGDPWPVSALHGRGGADVLDEVLAKFPEKPRASSIVEGPRRVALVGKPNVGKSSLLNKVAKEERSVVDNVPGTTVDPVDSLVQLDQKLWKFVDTAGLRKKVNTAQGHEYYASLRTRAAIDAAEVCVMLIDASEPISEQDQRVLNMILESGKALVIAFNKWDLMDEDRRDLLDREIDQQLSHLPWVTRINISAQTGRSLQRLEPAMIEALESWDKRITTGQLNTWLRETIASNPPPMKSGRLPRVMFATQASSRPPVIVLFTTGFLDAGYRRYLERKFRERFGFHGSPVRIAVRMRERRARK, from the coding sequence ATGACTGAAGAGAACAACCACGAGGACGACACCCAGTTCGTCTTCCATTCCGCTGACGGCGGAGAAATGGACGCCGAGGGCGTCTTCGTCGACGAAGACGAGCTCGCGCCCGGCGACGGGTGGGCCTCGGACGACTTCGACGCCGGGGAATTCAACTTCGAGGACATGACCGAGGAACAGTGGGCCTCCCTCGAGGAGCGGATGGGCGTCGAAAACGAGGAGCACCTCGCCGAGGAGCTCTGTACCGTCGCTATCGTCGGCCGCCCCAACGTGGGTAAGTCGACGCTGGTCAACCGTTTCCTGGGCCGCCGGGAAGCCGTCGTCGAGGACTTCCCCGGAGTGACCCGCGACCGCATCTCCTACCTCGCGGAGTGGAACGGCCGCCGCTACCTGGTGCAGGACACCGGCGGCTGGGACCCCAACGTCAAGGGCATCCACGGCGCGATCGCCCGCCAGGCCGAGGTGGCCATGGAGACCGCCGACGTCATCGTCATGGTCGTGGACACCAAGGTCGGCATCACGGAGACCGACGCGGTGATGGCCAAGATGCTGCAGAAGGCGGACGTGCCCGTCCTGCTGGTGGCCAACAAGTTCGACTCCGACTCCCTCTACGCGGACATGGCGGAGTTCTACGCCCTGGGTCTCGGCGATCCGTGGCCGGTCTCCGCCCTTCACGGCCGCGGCGGCGCCGACGTGCTCGACGAGGTGCTGGCCAAGTTCCCGGAGAAGCCCCGCGCTTCCTCCATCGTCGAGGGCCCGCGCCGCGTCGCCCTGGTGGGCAAGCCCAACGTGGGCAAGTCCTCGCTGCTGAACAAGGTGGCCAAGGAGGAGCGCTCGGTCGTCGACAACGTGCCCGGCACCACCGTCGACCCGGTCGACTCGCTGGTCCAGCTGGATCAGAAGCTGTGGAAGTTCGTCGACACGGCCGGACTGCGCAAGAAGGTCAACACCGCCCAGGGCCATGAGTACTATGCTTCCCTGCGTACCCGCGCGGCCATCGACGCGGCCGAGGTGTGCGTCATGCTCATCGACGCCTCCGAGCCCATCTCTGAACAGGACCAGCGCGTCCTGAACATGATCCTGGAGTCGGGCAAGGCCCTGGTCATCGCCTTCAACAAGTGGGACCTCATGGACGAGGACCGCCGCGACCTCCTCGACCGCGAAATCGACCAGCAGCTCAGCCACCTGCCGTGGGTGACCCGCATCAACATCTCCGCCCAGACCGGCCGCTCGCTGCAGCGCCTCGAGCCGGCGATGATCGAGGCCCTCGAGAGCTGGGACAAGCGCATCACCACCGGCCAGCTCAACACCTGGCTGCGCGAGACGATCGCGTCGAACCCGCCGCCGATGAAGTCCGGCCGGCTGCCGCGCGTCATGTTCGCCACGCAGGCCTCGAGCCGCCCTCCGGTGATCGTGCTGTTCACCACGGGCTTCCTGGACGCAGGTTACCGCCGCTACCTGGAACGCAAGTTCCGCGAGCGCTTCGGTTTCCACGGCTCGCCGGTGCGGATCGCCGTGCGTATGCGTGAGCGCCGCGCGAGGAAGTAG
- a CDS encoding fasciclin domain-containing protein, with protein MKRSIAVAGVISLALALGACAESTDSGDSADTTTATVAETTTTEATETTEVTETTTAEAATTDIVDTAVAAGDFTTLATALEAANLVETLKGPGPFTVFAPTDEAFDALPEGTLDELLADPTGDLAEILKYHVIEGEVMAADVLEMDGQSVATVQGAELTIEVDGEQVTLVDNSGNRVNVVSTDVDASNGVIHVLDAVLLPTL; from the coding sequence ATGAAGCGGAGCATCGCAGTAGCCGGCGTCATCAGCCTCGCGCTCGCCCTCGGGGCGTGTGCGGAGTCGACCGACTCAGGAGACTCTGCCGATACCACCACGGCAACCGTCGCTGAGACCACCACGACCGAGGCGACCGAAACCACCGAGGTCACCGAAACCACTACGGCCGAAGCAGCCACCACCGACATCGTGGACACCGCAGTCGCCGCCGGGGACTTCACCACCCTGGCCACGGCGCTGGAGGCCGCCAACCTGGTGGAGACCCTCAAGGGTCCGGGACCGTTCACCGTCTTCGCCCCCACCGACGAGGCTTTCGACGCTCTCCCGGAGGGAACGCTCGACGAGCTTCTGGCAGATCCCACCGGGGACCTGGCCGAGATCCTCAAGTACCACGTCATCGAGGGTGAGGTCATGGCCGCCGACGTCCTGGAGATGGACGGCCAGTCCGTCGCCACCGTCCAGGGCGCGGAGCTGACCATCGAGGTCGACGGCGAGCAGGTCACCCTGGTCGACAACTCCGGCAACCGGGTCAACGTCGTCAGCACCGACGTCGACGCCAGCAACGGCGTCATCCACGTCCTCGACGCTGTCCTCCTGCCCACCCTGTAA
- a CDS encoding class I SAM-dependent methyltransferase, producing MVPKHTTGNFDPVPRDSLSRPASAKDAPEFLDDAHRYRSASAFRTGADTYDFVRPGYPDEVVDLVAGRRTVLDVGAGTGKLTSRLIESGHEVLASDPSPDMVRVLARLGVPVWRATAEVTSLADASVDAVTCAQAWHWVDAAAACRELDRVVRPGGRVVLVWNNLDVSHPWILRLARIMHSGDIQRPGFLPEVHDPWRITFELRTGWVQHLRTGEVHQLMQTRSYWLRSPQKIRERMTRNLDWYLFERLGFQEGQLLPIPYRTDAFVLERSIPHSPTTGNLQAPGFS from the coding sequence ATGGTGCCCAAGCATACGACAGGTAACTTTGACCCCGTGCCACGCGATTCCCTTTCCCGGCCAGCCTCCGCCAAGGACGCGCCGGAGTTCCTCGACGACGCCCACCGGTACCGCTCCGCCTCCGCCTTCCGGACCGGCGCGGACACATACGACTTCGTCCGGCCCGGTTACCCGGACGAAGTCGTCGACCTCGTGGCCGGCCGCCGGACGGTCCTGGATGTCGGCGCCGGCACCGGCAAGCTCACGTCCCGGCTCATCGAGTCAGGCCACGAGGTCCTGGCCTCGGACCCCAGCCCCGACATGGTCCGGGTCCTCGCCCGCCTGGGTGTGCCCGTGTGGCGGGCCACCGCCGAGGTCACGTCGCTTGCCGACGCCTCCGTCGACGCCGTCACCTGCGCCCAGGCCTGGCACTGGGTCGATGCGGCCGCCGCCTGCCGGGAGCTGGACCGGGTGGTGCGCCCCGGCGGGCGGGTGGTGCTGGTGTGGAACAACCTCGACGTCTCCCACCCGTGGATCCTGCGTCTGGCCCGCATCATGCACTCCGGCGATATCCAGCGTCCGGGTTTCCTTCCGGAGGTCCACGACCCCTGGCGCATCACCTTCGAGCTGCGCACCGGCTGGGTCCAGCATCTGCGCACCGGTGAGGTGCATCAACTCATGCAGACGCGTTCCTACTGGTTGCGCTCCCCGCAGAAGATCCGCGAGCGCATGACCCGCAACTTGGACTGGTACCTCTTCGAGCGCCTCGGCTTCCAGGAAGGGCAGCTGCTGCCCATCCCCTACCGCACCGATGCCTTCGTCCTGGAGAGGAGCATCCCGCACAGCCCCACGACAGGAAACCTCCAGGCGCCGGGATTTTCCTAG
- a CDS encoding ABC transporter transmembrane domain-containing protein — protein sequence MNRLPAADDPRWLPRTVMSRWRWTIPSALLMAVSFLTNGLSPVIIGQAIDDAIAESDPRRLGMWIGVLAGTFLVGIVASWFGRRLLNRSMLVIGHDLRMEVTDRIQHPRGVGGRRRTAGELLSIASSDTQRVADAVFMTVFPVAEVASILYVGAVMLTINVPLGIAVLVGGPVIVWVALNASGPLRRKSTNRQHALARAAATATDVVQGLRILKGLGAVDIVRGRYRSVSDEAYARTVDANAAQARLNVTTESTGSLYVIVIAVAAAWLALQGRLSIGELITIIGLTQFIIMPMTMLGKNIASRWAAAQASAARIREVLDAPYELGPEHTGVPDLPPGLSVVTGHAPEQLILAPRDRVIVAPHSADLFEGSVLANVHPDPDRARAALHTAAVEDLPGGPEREVGENGRNLSGGQRQRVALARAVAADAEVLVLQDPTTAVDSVTESRISQRVAACRAGRATVVFTDAPAWKAVADRVVGGAEELSV from the coding sequence ATGAATCGACTTCCCGCAGCTGACGACCCACGTTGGTTGCCCCGGACGGTGATGTCCCGGTGGCGGTGGACCATCCCCTCCGCACTGCTCATGGCGGTCAGTTTCCTCACCAACGGGTTGTCGCCGGTGATCATCGGGCAGGCCATCGACGACGCCATCGCGGAATCGGATCCGCGCCGGCTGGGAATGTGGATCGGGGTGCTCGCCGGCACCTTCCTCGTCGGCATCGTGGCCAGCTGGTTCGGCCGTCGACTGCTCAACCGTTCGATGCTGGTGATCGGGCACGATCTGCGCATGGAGGTCACCGACCGGATCCAGCACCCGCGCGGCGTGGGCGGGCGGCGCCGCACCGCCGGCGAGCTGCTGTCGATCGCATCCTCTGACACCCAGCGGGTGGCCGACGCCGTGTTCATGACGGTGTTCCCCGTTGCGGAGGTGGCCTCCATCCTCTACGTCGGCGCCGTCATGCTCACCATCAACGTGCCGCTGGGCATCGCCGTCCTTGTCGGCGGACCAGTGATCGTGTGGGTTGCGCTCAACGCCTCCGGCCCGCTGCGCCGCAAGTCGACGAACCGGCAGCACGCGCTTGCCCGGGCGGCCGCCACCGCGACCGATGTGGTGCAGGGCCTGCGGATCCTCAAGGGGCTCGGTGCCGTGGACATCGTCCGGGGGCGCTACCGTTCCGTGTCCGACGAGGCCTACGCCCGCACCGTCGACGCCAACGCGGCCCAGGCCCGCCTCAACGTCACGACCGAGAGCACCGGTTCCCTCTATGTCATCGTCATCGCCGTCGCCGCGGCCTGGCTGGCGCTGCAGGGCCGCCTGAGCATCGGCGAACTGATCACCATCATCGGGCTGACCCAGTTCATCATCATGCCGATGACCATGCTGGGCAAGAACATCGCCTCGCGGTGGGCCGCGGCGCAGGCGTCGGCGGCCCGCATCCGCGAGGTGCTCGACGCCCCCTACGAGCTCGGCCCGGAACACACCGGCGTGCCGGATCTGCCCCCGGGCCTGTCCGTGGTGACCGGACACGCCCCGGAACAGCTCATCCTGGCCCCGCGCGACCGTGTGATCGTCGCACCCCATTCGGCGGACCTGTTCGAAGGCTCCGTCCTGGCCAACGTCCACCCGGACCCCGACCGGGCGCGGGCCGCGCTGCACACCGCGGCGGTGGAGGACCTGCCCGGCGGCCCGGAGCGCGAGGTGGGGGAGAACGGCCGGAACCTCTCCGGCGGGCAGCGCCAACGCGTGGCGCTGGCCCGTGCGGTGGCCGCCGACGCGGAGGTGCTCGTCCTGCAGGACCCGACCACGGCGGTGGACTCGGTGACCGAATCGAGGATCAGTCAACGGGTGGCCGCCTGCCGGGCGGGCCGGGCGACAGTGGTGTTCACCGACGCCCCCGCCTGGAAGGCCGTGGCCGACCGGGTGGTCGGCGGGGCAGAGGAGTTGAGCGTATGA
- a CDS encoding ABC transporter ATP-binding protein, translating to MSDLRFPLADLAQVRREVGRQISAVPGARAQALLAVLLLSLGAGATVAIPWQLGRIVDLVIEEGAGLLSAGGWLVLAAVAGAGLSAAGFFLISRLSERIIATLREEMVGTALGLPVHRVEDAGTGDLVSRSTDDVSQLSSAVTETVPILSSSLFTILATAVALVSLNWRFLLILVVVAPIYFFAARRYLQVAPGRYAAERASMADRARRLLEAIHGRHTVRAYRMEAVMHENIRQASQAVVDNGFSARLSMIALQVWMSLAEFLILAGGLVVGYLTVREGSLTVGAVTAAMLMLIRLRGPLMMFMRVLDTVQSGYASLTRIVGVVIDPPAAVPDSGAPAKVGEVVVDGVSFSYGSGWAVRDVSLRIRPGETVALVGASGAGKTTVAALLAGLRIPDQGSVTVDGVEVSSLSDAERVARLAMISQDVHVFSGTLREDLTLASPQATDADLLDALRRVRADWFPDLADGLDTEVGARGHQLDPVAAQQLALARILLLDPKVVVMDEATAESGSAGAGDLEAAAEEVTGGRAALVVAHRLDQAARADLVLVMEEGRIVESGTHTELVTRGGRYTDLWSAWARGRA from the coding sequence ATGAGCGACCTGAGATTCCCGCTGGCGGACCTCGCCCAGGTCCGCCGCGAAGTGGGTCGGCAGATCAGCGCCGTGCCCGGCGCGCGGGCGCAGGCACTGCTCGCCGTCCTGCTGCTCAGCCTCGGGGCGGGCGCCACCGTCGCCATCCCCTGGCAGCTGGGCAGAATCGTCGACCTCGTCATCGAGGAGGGCGCCGGCCTGCTCTCGGCCGGCGGCTGGCTGGTCCTGGCGGCCGTGGCGGGCGCGGGCCTGAGCGCGGCCGGGTTCTTCCTCATCTCCCGGCTCAGCGAGCGGATCATCGCCACCCTGCGCGAGGAGATGGTGGGCACCGCCCTCGGCCTGCCGGTCCACCGGGTGGAGGACGCGGGCACCGGCGACCTGGTGTCGCGCTCCACCGACGACGTCTCCCAGCTGTCCTCGGCCGTGACGGAGACCGTGCCCATCCTCAGCAGCTCCCTGTTCACCATCCTCGCCACGGCCGTGGCGCTGGTGTCACTGAACTGGCGTTTCCTGCTCATCCTCGTGGTGGTCGCGCCGATCTACTTCTTCGCCGCGCGCCGCTACCTCCAGGTCGCGCCGGGCCGCTACGCCGCGGAGCGGGCGTCGATGGCGGACCGGGCCCGCCGGCTGCTCGAGGCGATCCACGGGCGCCACACCGTCCGTGCCTACCGGATGGAGGCGGTGATGCACGAGAACATCCGCCAGGCGTCGCAGGCCGTGGTGGACAACGGATTCTCCGCGCGCCTGTCCATGATCGCCCTCCAGGTGTGGATGTCGCTGGCCGAGTTCCTCATCCTCGCCGGCGGGCTTGTCGTCGGCTATCTCACCGTCCGCGAGGGGTCGCTGACGGTCGGCGCCGTGACAGCCGCGATGCTCATGCTCATCCGTCTGCGCGGTCCACTGATGATGTTCATGCGGGTGCTCGACACGGTGCAGTCCGGGTACGCCTCGCTGACCCGCATCGTCGGCGTGGTCATCGACCCACCCGCCGCGGTCCCGGATTCCGGCGCCCCGGCGAAGGTGGGGGAAGTGGTCGTGGACGGCGTGAGCTTCAGCTACGGCTCCGGCTGGGCCGTGCGCGACGTCTCCCTGCGGATCCGCCCCGGCGAGACGGTCGCGCTCGTCGGCGCCTCGGGTGCCGGAAAAACCACCGTCGCCGCGCTCCTGGCCGGGTTGCGCATCCCGGATCAGGGCAGTGTGACCGTCGACGGGGTTGAGGTGTCCTCGCTTTCCGACGCCGAGCGGGTCGCCCGCCTGGCCATGATCTCCCAGGACGTCCACGTCTTCTCCGGCACCCTGCGCGAGGACCTCACCCTGGCCAGCCCGCAGGCCACCGACGCCGACCTGCTCGACGCCCTCCGGCGGGTCCGCGCCGACTGGTTCCCGGACCTGGCGGACGGTCTGGACACCGAGGTCGGTGCCCGCGGCCATCAGCTGGACCCCGTGGCCGCCCAACAGCTGGCGCTGGCGCGCATCCTGCTCCTGGACCCGAAGGTGGTCGTCATGGACGAGGCCACCGCCGAATCGGGTTCCGCCGGCGCCGGCGACCTGGAGGCCGCCGCGGAGGAGGTCACCGGCGGTCGCGCCGCCCTGGTGGTGGCGCACCGGCTCGACCAGGCCGCCCGCGCCGACCTGGTCCTGGTGATGGAGGAGGGGCGGATCGTGGAATCCGGGACTCACACCGAGCTGGTCACCCGGGGCGGCCGCTACACCGACCTGTGGTCCGCCTGGGCCAGGGGACGCGCATGA